The stretch of DNA tatttgtattcggcatttttttggaccttaaaaaagcatttgacacaataaaccatgacattctggaagaaaaacttcaaaaatacGGCATTAGGCACAACGCCCTAAACTGGATTAAAAGTTATATgagaaataggagacaatatgttgacttcgaacaaaacatatcaatatgccaaaccatacaatgtggtgtgccacagggttcgattttggggccaaaactgttcattctatatataaacgacattttcaaagtctcaaattgcctcaaactaacgctgtttgcagacgacacaaccatcctatgttcaggtaaagacattaaaactctaatagaagcGAGGAATGAGGAACTAGCAAAAATGgcttgtcacggcaaatttgcggttgacctcatttggagacatgatttattgctctggttgagtgatggagtccaggcgaggcattgatgattttataaaaaaggtttattataaaactaagtaaaaaagagtacaaagatggacaaaattagtgaccgcccgggcggacgtccgatgatcgagtggcacacagttctaactcaacacgtatattccccctcagtccccctccctcctccccccaggagataaagaggacagggtggaggtgatagaggagggtgaaaagagacagtttcttctttgggtcaaaacaaccagttctctggtatctcctgattgtcgtgagtgttggaggtgtgtgcgtatatggtgtttgtgtgtatgaatggatgtgtattggctgtgtatgtgtgactatgtgagtgtgtgtaggcatgtgactgtgtgatgcctctgtgtctgagggataaaatgtgttttgggaagctgacctcgagaagagagcagaaaacttgagacagcagaaatgaaaagtctcaacttaaagccttaaaaagaataaggtctatgagtaaatatgttaataaacataactaacaattttggccCTGACAGGCTCAATGTAAacaaactagccctaaacgtcagcaaaacaaaattcagcagttttggaaataaaaaaataacagaagacattagactgaaactagacatggatataattgaacaagtaaaagaatatagagccctaggagtgtggatagatgagaaactgacttggaaaaaacacatacaagtagttaaaaacaaagttgccaaaagcacctacatcctatggaaattacaacaaatactacataccaaatcactgaagacaatctattcttcccttattgggtcatgtttaaattactgctctgaaatctggggaaacacctacaaaacgtatcttgaaccttaatttaaacttaaaaaaaaagcaattagaattctatataaagcaccacacaacgcacacacaaacaaactatttgaaaaggccaaatacctaaaactgcaagaaataatacactacaacacacaaattctcgcatttagggcctcacttaaaacactcccatatcaaatacaaaaacgtttcacatacaaacacactgcttatgaactaagacatagtaatgtgtttatacaagaaagggttaaatctaaaattggaaaatacagcactgtcaATAGAGCTATcaacagctggaataaccttgatgtagagacaaaacaagctgcaaacttgactagatttaaagaaaaaaaaactcagaacaCATTCTTACagcgtgtccaaaagagacattcccgagtggttaCGTCATGAATGGAAAGGGAAAAACCCAAATGTTGTGCCTCTCAATCCTCTCAtcggaagatgtggaggacctcTACCTGTTAGGGGTCATGATcattggcctgctaatgatgggggtatgtgcctTTCTAACCTTTCGTATGCTAAGAAAACTTTCTGAAGATATCAAGGTACTTCGAAAGAAGattaacttttcttttgaactggaggaacgcaaACAACGTCTGAGAATGAAATCCTCAGGGAACAAGgccgacacgaacaacgatagagaggaggatgaataaaaaaagacaacactgactacagatgagaataaatcctacacaaaacaaaaaaaaatgaaattgtgttcagaacaacctaagagtgtttgaccagagagacaagctttgatgtaaattttctgtgttcaaaacaggggacgggacttagataagcaaactgcttctctcgtctcctttttcggcatggacaaaaaaaaaaaaaagtgaatgtatgccatgtcggaaataaactgaatagataaataaaaaataaaatataataatatttttacaatACCTATTTTCCAGTCGAAATGTTCTTACTATATCACACTTGCCACTGTATATCGGCTTAGATTTGGCTGTACTCGCAGTCCAGCCTCCCTCAGCGTCAGGCCTTGGTTGACAACATAGTCAACCAGTGCTGTGCGGATCTCATTTGTCAGATTTGGTCCTCTTTGAGAACCTTCttgttttcctcttcctctacctccagcatggcctccttctcttcctcttcctctgttgattcctctttctcctcctggtcctcctctttctcctcctcatcatcctcctcctcttcctcttcctcctcctcctcctcctcgtcgtCTTACTCTTTCTCTGAATCTTTCCATTGCGCTTGAAGACCGATGAACTCACCTGCTGCTTTTTGTGGGTCTTACACACCTGATTGGTGTGTCTACAATTAAGCAAACGAGTGTTTTCACACCTGATGACTGTGTTGAACCAAATGGTTGGAAGGTGCGCTTTGGTATTGCAAGGAAGTGACTTCATGAtagatttttgtgtgtaatgtatgttaagtgtgtttagtgttttgCAAATCACTGTGTGTAGAGTTTTGCAACAAGTGTGAGGTTGACAATGTGCTTATAGTTGTGTCAAATATGGGCTGATGTTTTGCTTCTTGAGTGTAAGGTTTTGCTAATAGTGTActacttttaattttagtgtggaagcaatccaaaaaaaactgtaagGGCTTACTgtatttatggattcaacaaataagcaaagtgcctgacacaaaaacgtggtgaacaattttctgaaaattatttcctggaggcaaatatcactgGGGTCAGATTGGCCCCCAAGGGGAAAATGTgtgagtaatatttgaggataataggagggttaaatctACGTGCCTGACAAAAAAACTTggtgaacaattttctgaaaattatttcctggaggcaaatatccctgctGTAGCGGTagactacatttcccacaatgcaccgCTTCGGGGTCAGGGAACTTCCGGTTATGTGAATAAACGAGAGCTGACGTGAGTCCACCGTGTCCCGGTTCTGTGATTATGcacctggggtcagattgacccccaagggtaaaatgggtgagtaatatttgaggataataggagggttaaaacgAAGTGCCTGACACataaacttggtcaacaattttctgaaaatcatttcctggaggcaaatatcactggggtcagattgaccccaaggggaAAATGTgtgagtaatatttgaggataataggagggttaaatctAAGTGCCTGACAAAagaacttggtcaacaattttctgaaaatcatttccTGGAGGAAAATATCCctagggtcagattgacccccaAGGTTAaagtgtgttagtaatattttagGATAATAAGAGTGTTAAATCTACATGCCTGACAAAAAAACTtgatcaacaattttctgaaaatttctTTCTTGAGGTAAATATcgctggggtcagattgacccccaAGGTTAAAAAGTGTTAGTAATAtctgaggataataggagggttaaaacaacgtgcctgacacaaaaaattggtgaacaattttctgaaaataatttcctggaggcaaatatcactggggtcagattgaccccaaggggaAAATGTgtgagtaatatttgaggataataggagggttaaatctAAGTGCCTGACAAAagaacttggtcaacaattttctgaaaatcatttccTGGAGGAAAATATCCctagggtcaaattgacccccaaGGTTAaagtgtgttagtaatattttagGATAATAAGAGTGTTAAATCTACGTGCCTGAcaaaaaaacttggtcaacatttttctgaaaatttctTTTTTGAGGTAAATATcgctggggtcagattgacccccaaggttaaaatgtgttagtaatatttgagggtaataggagggttaaaacaCAGTTTCATGCGCATCAGATGCGTATTGCACATTTCTGAGGTAaaatgctttctttctttctttctttctttctttctttctttctttctttctttctttctttctttccgtTTCtttaataaagtcaaaatgtcgctGACATGACGATTTCGCCGTTGCATTAAGAAGAATCTGGAAATGATGACAGTTTGATAGATCAAGCTTTGAATGGTGAAGTCTTCATGATTTTCATTTGAGTCGATTTGTTTAACAAAGTGAATCGTTTCTGTGGTGTAGCTTTATCTACAGTTTGAGTGAATTTGGTGATATCTGAACAAGGATTGGCAATTATAGGTTTTAAAAGATTAGAGAAAAAGAATaacagctttgtgtgtgtgtgtgtgtgtgtgtgtgtgtgtgtgtgtgtgtgtgtgtgtgtgtgtgtgtgtgtgtgtgtgtgtgtgtgtgtgtgtgtgtgtgtccatcagATCAGATGAATTAAAGGCTCGTGGTGATGTTCGCTCTCACTGATCATTAAGAGGAACGCCTGTAGAAATTGCCCCTCTCGAAAGTGTGGGTTATTATTACTGCTAATGTATCATTGTCTATTCAGAGATGTTCAAGCAGTGAAACACCTCTGAccctaaatgttttattcattcataaaaAACCTTTATTATTCACTTTAAACTCATATTTAAATGATTCACTAATTGTCCACGAATTAAGAGTTATTACATGTTAATCATGGgctaaaaattcagtttttgtgCCTAATTTGTAATCTTTAATTTACTATAGTTAATTTATTATTACACtaaattttgttacatttttatcaaGTTGCCTTGTTAGAGCCCGATATTTAACAGCgacccaaaatgtaacaagacccaaattgttataatttttttttttttttaaacgtgtaaTGTAATAACTCGACAATATTGCTACAAAAGTACtgagcccaaaatgtaatataacaaaacccaaaatgttacaattaGTTAATtgtgtaacaagatgctgagtcCAAaacgtaaaaacatttttgccttttttaatatataaacaCGTCACCAAACATTTCAAGGTTCTCCAAAATGTTTTGATAATATAATAAGTatatacatattaaaaaaaggcaaaaaaaaaagtttttatgtacctacatagtatatatatatgcatacatTTGTGTATGATACTACTCTCTACATTAAAGATATAGGCACTTTaacccaggggtgtcaaacttgcctcagttcaggggccaaatatttgaccagtttgacctcaagtgggccacagattttaggtagagaaaaaaaataacaattttattATCATTGCTCCGTAGTTATCAGTTtgattcacttaaaaaaatattgattttgttaccGATTGTTGTGTAATTTATAGGAATTTCATGGAGTTGTTTGTTTGCACTTTgtttttatgcaggtgattagtttcatttagtttttgttttttttatgaaatatgttgttttttgttccctgttagtggaataatttttttttggtcaggATTATTTGGTGGTAAACTGGCACAGGTGGAGCTTGGAAGTTCAGGAAGGAGGAAACATACCCCagaaagtttgaaaaccactgtttgattaaagagagaaaaatctGTTTAATCAGAGTTGGCTTATCAGCAATGACACCcaaaaaaaacgttttaattTTCCACTCCCACGCCTCTCTTCCACTGTTGCATCTCAATTATTTGTTAAGCGATGGTTTGACAATAGAGGGGCTCTTTGGGATGCTAAACAGGGGACAGGAGGTTAAATATAAGTCATCTTCAGTGGGCTCCACCTTTGTGCTGCTGAGGAGAAGCTTCAAAGCTTCATTTAAAGAAAGCAAACAAAAGAGCAAACTTGATCTCACGCATGTCACACTTTGCTTTTTGAAGTCACGCTGTTGTCTACTCACATCCATCTTTGGAAGATCATACAAAACCCCTCTGGACACAACACGGGTATCCATCCACTGCAGGTGGGATGCAGGTTATGATGCCCATGCAGAGGTGAacgtaacagattacaagtactcacgttattgtaattgagttgcttttatgggcacttgtacttttttttagtatacttctaaatcagtaattttacttgtatgtaaaattttaaaataagtaaagtaatttgttacatttctacaccaaaccattactgaaaaattattatttttggttttaaaatgatcaacggacatcgtgaaactacaaaaaagaaatgaccagacaacaatcaaatgcatcacagcatagccgaccaatcagattaaaggtaatgCAATATGTTGGTTTCATTTCATTACtctcagtcttcctcagaggcatctattGATTGCCAGGACACATGCAAGCGATTACAagatgctttgatgttttcctcATGAAAGAACTTGTAAGGACATATCAAAACAAtcactagatgcctctgaggaagactgacagctggcagttgaaacatgacaggagatcaaatttcctgaaaaagttgtctgaataaatgaaatcaagaaaaaaaaaagatacattcaTCCTTCTgctgttaaaaagaaaaaaaaacaaaaacaattttgtACTTCAACAAACTCAAATTGCTTTCACAAAAATACgattacaaatgtacaaatctgTTCACATTGCGTTTTTATTCGTGGGTAAAAGTACGGCTTCATTCTATAAATTTAGATATCACATGTTGTTGTTCACCTTGGAGTCTgatatttgaatttattatataatatcagtcatttaaaaaaaacaaaatgtccctctgatttgcatttatttaaaggatgccacacacacacacacacacacacacacacgcacacacacacacacacacaaagagtgAGTAATAATAACTATATTCTATATTCCAttgatttatcttttttttttttttttttacaagatttAACATGGAAAATTAgaacaaagagaagaaaaaaaattgtacgtTCTTTATAAATATCTCATAAATATTACTGTTATATGACAAGCATGTAACATTTGAATACACCGCTGAAgaactatcaaaataaaaaatgcaacagatctaataaaacaaaaaggccAATACTTTTCTTTAgcattaaagcaaaaaaaattaatcaaacCAAATTAGGAGaataatgacaacagaaactGAGTCGATCAATACAGATAATTTAAATTTTCTTTGGGTTCATCTTTTCCTCTCTGattgtttcttgttttgtttttatcactgCAGGCACAATAACGCAGTGggtttctttttatattctccctttaataaagtgtttcttgcCCTtacttagggagggctggtgatggtcacaattatgcattaaaatacattcatttatttaattgcaataacaaaacatgcattgctgtcgtaaaaagattgcacttcaagtgttgacctttgacagcatgaacaaaacaaaactaatgcagtgtataataataataaatgcccTCACAAAGTGTgcataaaaaatatgatttacattattttcagtCACAGCTGGATTTACTTTTGGAACTCCTTTCCCCCAAagtttgtctttctttcttataaCTTCCAAATAAAAGCCATAGTTGATCAGGTTATGAGAGGAGGAGGGCCGGGTGCATGGGGGTCCCTTTCCCCTCCAACAGGTCGCCCTTCTCCATCCCTGACGCCGGGGCACAGAGCTGGGCCGGGCCGGGCTGCAGCCCTGTCAACCCGGGCACGGAACCCACCATGGACGGGGTAGCTTTGATTGGCACGGGGACCGCGGGCAGGGTTTGGCCGTTGCTGCTGTGGTACAGGGCCTTCGTTTGCACACTGAAGGGTGAAtaatctgctgctgctggcatCGGAACCGCGTTCATGGACTCTGAGAGCACACCCACGTGCGGCCACATGGAGTTGACCACGCTGCTGAGCTGCGCGGGCACCGGGTAACCCAGGTGGTGCATGACGGAGGTCAGGGGCAGCCCACCGGCCACCACCCCCTTATAGTCTCGTCCTATGATGTTCTCTATGGCGAACGGGTGCTTGAATCCACCGGGCTGTGCGCACGCGATGCCCCCGTAGCCCTGGAAGTGAGGAAGCCtccccacacccacacccatCCCCACGCCCGCCTGCGCGCCCGAGCTGTCGTGGTGCGCGGACACAGCGCCCAGCTTGGCCGCagggtggtggtgatggtgatggtggaaGTAGTGCATCATAGGGGAGCTCTTACAGGTCATGTGATCAGCGCGCAGCACCTTGAAGCGCTTTCGTCTCCTCAGGAAACTCCCGTTCTCAAACATGTCCCCGCAGTCCGGGTGTAGCGCCCAGAAGCTGCCCTTCCCTGGCTGGTCGGGCCGCCGGGGGATCTTTATGAAGCAGTCGTTGAATGACAGGTTGTGTCGTAGGGAGTTCTGCCACCTTTGGGTGTTTTCTCGATAGTAAGGGAATCGATCCATGATGAACTTATAGATGTCACTCAACGGCAGCATCTTTTCTGAGGAGTTCTGGATAGCCATGGCTGTCAGTGAGATGTAGGAATACGGAGGTTTCTGGTCGCTGTAGGAGTTTTTCCCTGGACGAGGCATCTTATCTTTTCCTcctgttttctttaaaagtgtatcagttaaataaaaaccaaGCTGTAATATTTCATTCAAAGTCTCCAACTGCAGTCTTCACTCCAGTCTCCAGCGCATCGCTTAAATTCTGAGCCATCAGACTATCAACTTTTCAAAAATGATCTAAGCCAATAAAGGCCCGCAAATGTCAGGTGAGATATAGCGAGGCTCCAGCGTCCAACAGGTTTCTTTttccagcaaaaaaataaataaaaaattgagctCTTTGCATTGAGCGTAAAGGGACAGTGTCCGTGCGTAAAAATCAAATCGCTGTCCGTGCGTAAAAGTTGAGTCCCTTCGCGTTCCACTCGTTGTCTGCCCTCCTAGTCTGTGTGTTGCGTCTGCTTCTCTCCTCCTGTGATGCTCCCACTCCACGAACGGAGTCGTTTTTGTATAAAGACCCCCGCGGGTCGCCACTATTATCTGTGTTTCAGACACTTAGGGGACAcgtcagaggtgtgtgtgtgtgtgtgtgtgtgtgtgtgtgtgtgtgtgtgtgtgtgtgtgtgtgtgtgtgtgtgtgtgtgtgtgtgcgtgcgtgcgtgcgtgcgtgcgtgcgtgattTGAATAAAAGGAACGGTGATGTCAATGGTTTCTTTGAGCCAAGGAAATcatttaaaccagtgtttttttttttagtcaaatcATGTGCACCCCCTCTTTATATATTATAGTGACCtctgtaacatttagattaaatgaTATACGTATGTGTACACAGTGACCGTTTAGTTCAGAGTTTTAACCAGAGACATGTAGTGCTTCTGAAAATCCCAGggtgttgtttgtgtttgtttagtttGATTGCTGCTGTCTGGCCTGAGTGATGTGTTTTTTGCCAGAATATTTGTGTTGTATGTACCggtttcttgtgtgtttttacatatatgtagtttttaaaaaaaaaaagaaaagaaagaatttaaattattaaattattattggaTTAAAAACCGCCTCTGTTAAATGTGCTCGGTTGGACTTTTTCACTTTGcaaacaataaatcatgtctgtCTTTTACGCACAATCATCAGCGCGCTCTGGATCACCTACACCTGTGCGTTACGCGCGCGCAGACACCCAAACACGTGGCGCTGCTGTTGATTAATTGCTGAGAgggtctgtctgtcagtctgtctgtcAGCTCAAACACTCTCTGGTGAATCCTACAAGGATGGAAACCAACTTTCCCCCCTTTTTCTCTGAATGCTGCACACTGGAGAACAACAGAAGCTGCTGCTCTTCTCctcttttacatttcatttcatcCCGGCCAGGTGTCTTCATGGGTCCTTGACGGCTCCTGTGGTCCTCAGTGCCCCCGGTGGGCCCTcgaatacattaaaataattaagCCTTCAGTGATTTAGCTTCCTCAGAGAGGAGTCCAACAATGTAATTAAGGGCAAGCTCACTGTACCAGGTATGAATATTCAAAACTGTGTCCATTAATTAGCCGGTGTTCGTCTCTCATGGTGTCTCAAGCCTTTAGTCCACTCAAAAGGTCAACAGtgaacatattttaaagaatatcaTGTAATTGCaagtaaaattataattttagtGCCTGTCAGGGTCGGGGTCGATTATAATTTTAATCTTGTAAAtgtataattaattacagttatggaattgtaattgtattttttaaaatctgttgctgtcgtattcggaaatacattgtaattgagttcagaaaatTGATTTTGTAGTCGTAATTGCcataaaattctataaaagtgcagggaaaccatgttacagttctatgtacagttctacatgtatgtagtgaacaattattaaaatatgtttcatatcaaactttcaaacatttgaccatttaagaaaataaataaattgagaagtacatatactgacacaaaaaagtctcagacgcccacaccaaaaatattgaaacctatattttcattgattaggaaactggtaacaaggtaaccaatagataggaaatacatTCTGGTCtcattcaaccaaccaaatttagatttacagtacgtttttatttatttatttttcactagCTCTCTGTGACCCACAGCTCCGTGactcacttttgggtcccgacccaccagttaagAATCATTGAATTAGAAGATAGATATttgcttttagtgtattttgcagctgatttaggacccgttatcatatagatgctaacaggaagctaacacaagaggaaagttacaACTcttattaggttttttatttcattgaattcttgttgggtgtgggatacatatgtatgtgtatatacgtatatatgcatatgtatgtatccataaaatgtagaggccgtccttaagactgctctactgtaaagtgtcttgagataccattggttatgatttggcgctatacaaataaaagattgattgattgattcacgctcagtaattgtgattaattgtaattgaactttagtaattgagaatgtagttgtaattgactttctgaggattagAAATATTTGTagattaattttaattggaaaaaaaaaatgctggtcggaatttaattgaaaacataattgtaactgtaaaatgtaattgaccccaacctgtTCAcgtccacatttatttatttattattattattattattattattattattattattattattattattattattattattattattattattattattaataattatttatttatttatttatttatttatcatttttcagGTGTTTCTAATTCAAAGCCCTCAGAGGTCAAAGTGGATAAAAGCCTCCTTTTAAAACGCGCGGGAAAGATcaatattaaatgtgttttcacaAAGGGAGCCGTTAAATAGACACTGAGGCTGATCTGCATATAACAAAATTAATTAGATAGTTTTCTCCCATGCTCCCAACTCCTGGACAAATAACTAGTTGTATAAAGCACACCTTCTGGGCATATGGAACATATGCTGGAATTATCCTTAATTGACTAATTACATAAATTACTCATTAAGTTTACAGCACATCAATTATAAAAGATGTATCAATTAATTTTGCATAAATTACAAGCGGCGTGCTGCACGGAGAGGGCTGTGGAGGGAATGGGGGTCGCCAGGAGGGGGTCTGTTCTGCTCCTTtacgcgtgtgtgcgtgcgcgtgtgtgtgcgcgcgtgtgacTGACGGTCGTCTGTTTGTTTCCAAGTCTCTAATAATTATTTGTTCGGCTTAAGGGCAAAGATATGCTTCCTCTGCCGTTCGCAAAGGGAAAATGTGGGGGTGATAAAGGcaattatagtaataataataatgttaaagaGCTCAGTCTAAGTCATAAGGGGCGCATCGTGGCGGAGAGAGCCATTAAAATCAATTAGGGATGCCTATTGTTTTCAATGGGAAATTAAACCGGGTTAGATGCTGTAAGGCTCAGCTGGAGTTAATGGGAGAATTATTTAAGGCAAATACGACAGATCTTTAAGTTTACACATAAAAGACTGAAGAGCAAACAAGTGCAGGAACATTAATGGATTAAAAGTGTGGTTTTTGTCTGTTGCCCTGCAGAGCATCACATATAATTCAGGTAAATGTCTtcttgttgttctgtttttttatgtgtgttttcttgtaTCTCATGCAATGAAGGTGTACATAGCCATCAGCAGAATGAGATTAATTTAGTGTTCAAAGTAAAATGTTCTCAAAACATTGCAgtaattgatcatttaaaaaaaaaaaaaaatgcattaaagaatTCATTAAAATTTATGGAAGCGGATTaaggccaattttgatggagaaaataattttgggcaaatcaagaataaagtcaaaacattgagaataaagtggaaatgtCGAGACCAAAGTTgtaatttcgagaataaagttgaaatataatgtctttattaaagtcaaaatttcgaAAAGGAATTGGATATTtacaatatcgtgataaaagtCGGTCTAATGAATTCAGATGggaagctgactagggccaattcaccatatgacgTCTACAAAAACCCACTCTAtccgagtcattgtcgttgtgtccttgggcaaggcactttacccacaatGGGTATGAATTGAGCATGAATGTTGTTGGTAGTCAGAGGGGTCGTAGGCCcgaaatggcagccatgctTCTGTCAATAtgacccagggcagctgtggccattgtagcttaccaccacctgtaggactgatgtgagtgactggtgtaaATGAACGATGGTTTTTGAGTCTTCTCGAAAAAAGCGCTACATAAATCCAAGCAATTATCATCTACCAATCTACCAATAAAATAAGAATgttctgtgcgtgtgtgtgtgtgtggagcaattatctccccgacacggttgtgtctgttcaacctgaaactttgtcaatggcttccaaagtgtatgcatccattattttggagtattttggtgttgcaaagcattcaaaacgttaattttaagaTTCCTGCCCTCGCGGTATTGGGCGCGGTATTCAGCGCTCTACTTCAGGTTCCGGATTTATGACATCACtatgtcgcagtttgtttgggttaaaaagaggag from Gouania willdenowi chromosome 9, fGouWil2.1, whole genome shotgun sequence encodes:
- the foxb2 gene encoding forkhead box protein B2, translating into MPRPGKNSYSDQKPPYSYISLTAMAIQNSSEKMLPLSDIYKFIMDRFPYYRENTQRWQNSLRHNLSFNDCFIKIPRRPDQPGKGSFWALHPDCGDMFENGSFLRRRKRFKVLRADHMTCKSSPMMHYFHHHHHHHPAAKLGAVSAHHDSSGAQAGVGMGVGVGRLPHFQGYGGIACAQPGGFKHPFAIENIIGRDYKGVVAGGLPLTSVMHHLGYPVPAQLSSVVNSMWPHVGVLSESMNAVPMPAAADYSPFSVQTKALYHSSNGQTLPAVPVPIKATPSMVGSVPGLTGLQPGPAQLCAPASGMEKGDLLEGKGTPMHPALLLS